GACAGTTCTGCAGCAACGTTTCAAGCTCTTCCGACCCTTCCTGGTCGATCCTACCGTCTAAAATCAGAATTTCAACGTTATCGGTTGATTTTCTCTTCATATACAGTTCTCCATGCGGTTGAGGTAAATGTATCTGGAAAAAGCGATCGTGTCCTGCATTATTCAGGAATACATCATTATACGGGCATTATGCAATGGTCAATAATTATATTGACCCTGTGTCCATTTTAAAATAAAATTCAAAACTTTTCAAGCCTTTTTACGTCTGTTCGGGCAATAGTCAGGGAAAATACTTGTTCGGCCCCCGCCATCCGCAGCTGCCGGGCGCATTCGTTAATGGTGGCCCCGGTCGTGTACACATCGTCGACAAGAAGGACGCTCTTTCCGGACAGATTAGGCCCTTTGACCGGCTCATATCGTCCCAACGAGTGAATGAAGCGGTCCCTGAGGCCCAGGTCCCGCTGGGCCCCGGCGCCCCGTTTTTCCCTCAGGAGGGCCCGGCCGGGGATTCCCGTCTTTTTTGAGATGAACGATGAGATGCGCTCCGACTGGTTAAAGCCGCGGCGCCATTCTTTCTTTGAGTTCATGGGGACCCAGGTTATGATGTCTGCCGATATGGATCGGCGGACGATTTCCCGTGCGGCCAGTGAGCCCAGGGCGGAATATATCCCGCGGATCCCGCCGAATTTCATTTTCCGGATGGCGCTTTTCATGACGCCGCTGTAATCGGAAAGGGCTATGTGACGCGTGATATACCAGTGCCGGTCGGCGCAGGAAGGACAGGGGGATTTGCCGGCGGGACCGGAACAGAAGGGGCACCCCTCTTCCAGCACGTCGATCCGGCCGGCGCAGGACGGGCACAGACGGCGATCGGCCGAGGCGACCGTGGCGCCGCAGGCGGCGCAGCGCGAAGGGAAAAGGATGTCCAGGAAAATGCCGAGCATTTATCGCCGGTCCCGGTACCTGGTAGGGTCGGGAACGCCGGCGTCCCTGAATCCGTTTTTTCTTATAATGCAGCTATCGCAGGCGCCGCAGGCGAGGCCGCCGGGGCCGGGATCGTAGCAGCTGTGGGTGATGGCGTAATCGACGCCGAGGCGCGCGCCGGTGCGGATGATCTCCGCCTTGCCCATCGCGATGACCGGCGTTTCGATGACGATCCCCGCGCCGGATACGCCGGCCTTCGTGCCCCTGTCCGCCATCGCCTGGAAGGCTTCGAAGAATTCGGGGCGGCAGTCCGGGTAGCCGCTGTAATCCACCGCCGTGGCGCCGATGAATATGCGCGACGCGTCGATCGATTCCGCGAAGGCGAGGCCGTAGGAGAGGAAGAGGATGTTGCGGGCGGGCACGTAGGTGTCGGGGATCTCCCCGCCTGCTTCCGGATCGGCGTTCTTGCGGACTTCGATCGACGTATCGGTCAGGGACGAGCGGAAGATCCCGGCGGGGATATCGATAGTGACGTGGCGCCTGATCAGGAAAAATTCGGCCAGCCTGGCCGCCGACGCGACCTCGACGAGGTGGCGCTGACTGTACCGGAACGTCAGGGCGGACAGCTCAAAGCCGCGGTCAATGGCGATCGCCGCAGTCGTGGCGGAATCGATGCCGCCGCTAAGAAGGATTACCGCCTGTTTGTTCATCCTCGCCTCCACCCGGTATTTCGAATCTGAAGATCGGTTGCTATGCTACGATACCGCGCGCTTTGCCGCAACAAAAAAAGGGGCGCCCCGGTGCCATGGCGGTCACCGTCACTGCAGCCATGGTGTCGGGTTGAATTTCCGCCGCTCCCTGAACGGCCGCGCCAGTCGCCCGGCCAGGGACGGCCTGTTCTCCTTTACCAGGTCTGCGATATGGATGATGATGTGGCCGATCGGTTTCTTCTTCAATAGTTTCAAATCACCGATCCCGGCCGGCCTGTTGGGGGCCTCGTCATAGAGCTGGAACAGCTCTTTTTTGGTCCAGGGGAAATCGTGGCGCAGGACGTTGGGAAGGAGGGCCAGCACGGGCGGCTCGAACAGAAATTCATATCCGGTCGCGTCCAGGAACTTGATGAAGCGGTCATAGGGCTTTTTGCACCGCAGGAGCAGGTATGTGAGCTGCGCCATATCCCGTGCGCTGTAGAGATCCTCATCGTCGATGACGATGACGGGAAAGACGATGTCACGGTATTGATCGAGAAAGTAAGTGTTTAATTTCATGGAATCCTCCCTGAGTCATGGTAACGGTCCGGTGCCATGGGGCGGGGCCGTCTATGGAGGTATACGAACGAGAAGATGTTCTGTTGAAAATTTTCACGCGCTGCGCGCGAATTTTTTCAGCAGGGTGACCTGGTTGCCTTTTTCGTTGTAGGCCACGGAGTCGAAGATGTTCTTCGCCATGGATATGCCCCTCCCGTGGGAAAGGAGGTTCGCGCTGGCGTCCCGGGCGTCACTGCCGGAAAGGGCCCCGTGGCTGAAGCCGTCCCCCTCGTCCGTGATCCGGTAGACGACCTTGGACGGGCTCAGGGAATACTCGATGAGTACCTTGCGGTCCCGGTAGCGGGGGTCCTGGCGGCGGTTCGCGATCAAGGTGAAATAAGTGTCGTTCATTATCGCTTCAGACTTTTCGTTGAAGGATATGCTGAGGTTGCCGTGCTCGATGGCGTTGATGACCAGCTCCCGGAGGGCGATGCGCAGGAGGCTCGCCTGTTTCTGCTCCATGTATTTTTTCAGGTTGCGCGTCAGTCTCTGCGTCACGTCTTCCGCGGCCATGATGTAGTTGTTGATCAGGAAATTTTGCTGCTCGCTGTCGATGAAAGGTATGAGGACATCTTCCTCGACGCTCGTGGCTTTTCCCAGGATTTCGTTCTTGCCCTCGATGTTGATATATTCAAGACGCACCTGCATCTCCTTCGGCTCGGCGATGATGGTCGACTTGAACATGACCTTGAAGCCGAGGGGCTCGCGGTTTGCGAGGAGCTCCCCGAGCTTTTCCCTGACCAGGTTCTTGCTCACCGCGGCGTCGTCGGTTTCGTCGTAAATGAGGTCGAGGAAATTCATGGAGACGATCGATCCGGGATTGACCTTGAGGTGGGTCATGATCGCGTTGTTGGCGGTGATGAAGTTCCACTCCTCGTCAAGGGAGAAGATAATGTCGCTGGAGCCTTCGACGAGGAGCTTGTATTTTTCCTGCGCCTGGATCGTGGCCCGCTGGGCCTCCTTTTTCTCCTGGTTCATGATGTTTATGCGGTCCGCCAGTGCAACGGAGAGGAGGGTCACCTCAAGGGCGGAGCCGATCTGGTTCGCGTATTCGGTGATGAACATGACCGGGATGACGTTGAGCTTGTTCAGCGCGATGAGTACGAGGCCGCAGAGGAAAAAAAGCCACGCCATGAGAAAGAAGCGCGCGGGCCGGTATCCCCGGGCCATGGAAACCACGGCTGAGACGATGGTCACCACCGCGGCAAAGACCATCAGCTTCATCGCCGATTCTATGGCGGTCAGGTAATCGCCGAGGACGGAATAGACCATCGTCATGATGCCGATGACCATGATGGCGACCATGGACCAGAACATGGCCCTGGCCTTGTCCCATAAATGGAGAAAACTCTGGGTGAATATGGCCATCCAGAGGATCGCCAGGCCGATGAGGAAGGGAAGGCTGACCCTGTGCCACCACGGAAGATCCGGCCAGAGGTATTCGAAGGCCATGCCGTTGTAGGCCATCTGCACCATGCCGTAGGTCGCGATGTAAATGACATAGAGGAGGTAGCTCCTGTCGCGTATGAAAAAGAAAAGAATGAGGTTGTAGCACATCATGACAATGATGATACCGTAGTAGACGCCGAGGAGGAGCTTCTCGTTGATCGCTTTTTCCGCAAAGGCTTCCGGAGACCAGAGGGTGAGGGGGAACTGCTTGGAGCAAGAGCCGGCGAAATGGAGATACACGGTCAGGCTTTTCCCCCTGGGCACCGCAATGGAAAAAACAAAATTCCGGTAGCGTAGCTCCCGCCTGTCGAATTTATATATGTCGCCTGTTTGCTTTCGCATATAGGAGCCGTCCCGATCCTTGTAGTAGGCCTCGAAGACATCCATGTGGGGATATTCGAGCTCAAGGAACCAGCGATCGTCGCGGGGAAGGGTGTTGGTAACGCTGAAGCGCACCCAGTAGTCGGTGCTGTTGAAGCCGAAGCTGGGGGACTCGGTTCTGCACGGAACATATCGGTCCGCCATCTCCGGTGACGATGCCTCCCGTATGGTCAGGGCCCCTGTCCTATCCTCGAGAATGGCAATGTGAAGACCCAGGGGGATCCGGGCGCTTTCCGCGGTCAGCATGATGGATCCGGTCTCGGCGGGTGGTCTCGGCGCGGCGGCTCTGCACGGCCTATGCGCGGGCACGATCAGGAGGAGCGCGATGAGGGGCGCTGCGGCAATGAAATTTTTCATGAGATTATTCAATGTCGAAAAATTTGGTTATATGAAGTATCTCAAATGTTTTTTTTATGAAGGGGGAAAGGTTTTTAAGCGTGAACTGCTTGTTGTTTTCATTCATGTGACTGTTGAACTCGACGAGCATGGAGATGACCGTTGAGTCAATGGTGTTTACGTTGATGAAATCAAGAACCAGTCGTTTATCATAATTGTGGGCGGTTTCCAGGAGCTGTCTGAGCAGATCATGGGTGTTATGTATTGTCAGAAGCTTGGTGGTAATGGTTAATGTAACGGCATCATCGACCTGGATGGATATCACGCGCCATTCCTCCCCCTGTTCATAAAACACATCAGAGATGTTAAATGAAATCAAGCCATTTTTACCGTTGCGGCCAAAAATTACTTTAAAACGCAGGCGCCATAGGACATAATAATTGAAAATCCGACATCGTGTCAGTTTCCGGATCGCGATCCATGGTGAAGGCCGATAATAATAATCGGCGGTCCATGCAATTTGTTATTGAAAAAATGTGTATAATTTTCAGAATGATAAGCGGCGCCGTGGCGGGCGCGATATGAAGGCGAGGTCATGCATCCTCGCCTTCATGGCTAGTACAGGAGGATCGGCAGGTGGACAGGGAACGAATAAAGAAGGCCGTCGTCGAGATACTTCTCGCGATCGGCGAGGACCCCGGGCGCAGCGGCCTTGAGGAAACCCCGGACCGGGTGGCGCGGATGTACGAGGACATTTTCGGCGGAGAACAGGAGGACATAGCCAAGGTCCTGGGAAAGGCCCATGAGCTAGAACATGACGAGATGGTGATCGTCAAGGATATACAGTTTTACTCCATGTGCGAGCACCACATGGTGCCGTTTTTCGGGGTCTGCCACATAGGATATATACCTGACAGCAAGCGGATCGTCGGCATCAGCAAGCTGGCCCGCATTGTCGAAGTTTTCAGCAAGAAACTCCAGGTGCAGGAGCACTTTACCACCGAGATCGCCGATGCCATCATGGAACACGTCAAGCCAAAGGGGGTGGGGGTCGTGGTAAAGGCGAGGCACCTGTGCATGGAAATGCGGGGCGTGCGCAAGCCGGGGGCCAGCACCATAACATCCGTGGTGCGGGGCTCTTTCAGGAGCGACATGCGGACCAGGGAGGAATTTCTCAAGCTTATTGAATGAATTAATCTTGACAGATGGTTAAAGGGACATAATACTATTTCCATACCATGATGCAAACCAGGAAAAAAACCAAGATCGCGGTGTTCGTCTCCGGATCCGGGACCAATCTCCAGTCCATTATCGACAAGGCGGAGTCAGGATGGCTACCGGTGGAGGTCGCATGCGTCATATCGGACAAAGAAAAGGCCTTTGGCCTGGAACGGGCCCGAAAGCACGGCATCCCCGCGTTTTTCGTGGACCGTAAGCTGCACGCCCTTCGGGAGGACCATGAAGAGGCGATAATTGCGATACTTAAACAATACGACGTGGAACTGATCGTGCTGGCGGGATACATGCGGCTGCTCACCTCACACCTCATCGGCCAGTACCGTAACAGGATCATCAATATTCATCCCGCGCTGCTGCCCAGTTTCCCGGGAACCGACGGCTATGGCGACGCGTGGCGGTACGGGGTAAAGGTCAGCGGGTGCACCGTTCATTTCGTCGACGAGGGATGCGACACGGGACCGATAATTCTGCAGGGCGTCAACACGGTCGATGAAAGCGACACCCTGGAAAGCTTTCGCGAGCGGGGGCTCAAGATCGAGCACCAGGTGCTGCCCGAAGCGATCAAGCTCTATTGCGAGGGCAGGCTGAAGGTTGATGGCAGAAGAGTAAAAATTCTGTAAAGGAGTGAACCATGGAAAAAGGTTTTGAAGCGCTTTCGCACATGCAATATCCCGGGCGTATTATTATAATCGGAAAAAGTCCGGCCGGAGACGATGTCGTTCTCTATGCCGTCACGGGAAGGAGCCCGTCGAGCCAGGCCCGGAAGTTCGAGAAAGAGAAGAAAACCGTTTTCGTCAAGCCGACCGACGAGAAGACGCTGCAGTCGGGAAACCCTGATCTGCTGATATATCCATCCATCATCGTCGGCAAGTTCAAATGGATCGCGGTGAGCAACGGCAAGCAGACCCCCGATATTGCGGCCCAGTTCAAAAAAGGCATGACTCCCATAGCGGCCCTCGGCAACGCCCTGCGCAACTGGGACTACGAGCCTGACGCGCCGAACCATACGCCCCGCATCAGCGGATGCCTCATCGAGGACGCGGCGCTTTCCATCGTGAAGCGCGCTCCGGACGGCGCGGTTCACCGGATCTATTTTGAGGTCCCGAAGGCTAGCGGAAAGGGAAAGCTCATCGCGACATACACCGGGGTCAACACG
The sequence above is drawn from the Spirochaetota bacterium genome and encodes:
- a CDS encoding ATP-binding protein produces the protein MKNFIAAAPLIALLLIVPAHRPCRAAAPRPPAETGSIMLTAESARIPLGLHIAILEDRTGALTIREASSPEMADRYVPCRTESPSFGFNSTDYWVRFSVTNTLPRDDRWFLELEYPHMDVFEAYYKDRDGSYMRKQTGDIYKFDRRELRYRNFVFSIAVPRGKSLTVYLHFAGSCSKQFPLTLWSPEAFAEKAINEKLLLGVYYGIIIVMMCYNLILFFFIRDRSYLLYVIYIATYGMVQMAYNGMAFEYLWPDLPWWHRVSLPFLIGLAILWMAIFTQSFLHLWDKARAMFWSMVAIMVIGIMTMVYSVLGDYLTAIESAMKLMVFAAVVTIVSAVVSMARGYRPARFFLMAWLFFLCGLVLIALNKLNVIPVMFITEYANQIGSALEVTLLSVALADRINIMNQEKKEAQRATIQAQEKYKLLVEGSSDIIFSLDEEWNFITANNAIMTHLKVNPGSIVSMNFLDLIYDETDDAAVSKNLVREKLGELLANREPLGFKVMFKSTIIAEPKEMQVRLEYINIEGKNEILGKATSVEEDVLIPFIDSEQQNFLINNYIMAAEDVTQRLTRNLKKYMEQKQASLLRIALRELVINAIEHGNLSISFNEKSEAIMNDTYFTLIANRRQDPRYRDRKVLIEYSLSPSKVVYRITDEGDGFSHGALSGSDARDASANLLSHGRGISMAKNIFDSVAYNEKGNQVTLLKKFARSA
- the folE gene encoding GTP cyclohydrolase I FolE; protein product: MDRERIKKAVVEILLAIGEDPGRSGLEETPDRVARMYEDIFGGEQEDIAKVLGKAHELEHDEMVIVKDIQFYSMCEHHMVPFFGVCHIGYIPDSKRIVGISKLARIVEVFSKKLQVQEHFTTEIADAIMEHVKPKGVGVVVKARHLCMEMRGVRKPGASTITSVVRGSFRSDMRTREEFLKLIE
- a CDS encoding STAS domain-containing protein; its protein translation is MISIQVDDAVTLTITTKLLTIHNTHDLLRQLLETAHNYDKRLVLDFINVNTIDSTVISMLVEFNSHMNENNKQFTLKNLSPFIKKTFEILHITKFFDIE
- the queC gene encoding 7-cyano-7-deazaguanine synthase QueC; protein product: MNKQAVILLSGGIDSATTAAIAIDRGFELSALTFRYSQRHLVEVASAARLAEFFLIRRHVTIDIPAGIFRSSLTDTSIEVRKNADPEAGGEIPDTYVPARNILFLSYGLAFAESIDASRIFIGATAVDYSGYPDCRPEFFEAFQAMADRGTKAGVSGAGIVIETPVIAMGKAEIIRTGARLGVDYAITHSCYDPGPGGLACGACDSCIIRKNGFRDAGVPDPTRYRDRR
- a CDS encoding phosphoribosylglycinamide formyltransferase, with the protein product MQTRKKTKIAVFVSGSGTNLQSIIDKAESGWLPVEVACVISDKEKAFGLERARKHGIPAFFVDRKLHALREDHEEAIIAILKQYDVELIVLAGYMRLLTSHLIGQYRNRIINIHPALLPSFPGTDGYGDAWRYGVKVSGCTVHFVDEGCDTGPIILQGVNTVDESDTLESFRERGLKIEHQVLPEAIKLYCEGRLKVDGRRVKIL
- a CDS encoding ComF family protein, which produces MLGIFLDILFPSRCAACGATVASADRRLCPSCAGRIDVLEEGCPFCSGPAGKSPCPSCADRHWYITRHIALSDYSGVMKSAIRKMKFGGIRGIYSALGSLAAREIVRRSISADIITWVPMNSKKEWRRGFNQSERISSFISKKTGIPGRALLREKRGAGAQRDLGLRDRFIHSLGRYEPVKGPNLSGKSVLLVDDVYTTGATINECARQLRMAGAEQVFSLTIARTDVKRLEKF